The nucleotide sequence aacgaggcaatagtaAGCGTGCTACCCTCGTTTTGAAGACTAGTCTAAAATCAGGGGTTGCAGATCATCCGTATCAGATCGATAGTATTCGAGCCCTCAAAATTCAGTCTCGAATACTAGGGGCTATAACACCCTAAAACAAGAACCGAAGTCCTAAGTTCGGAAATTTAGAGGCACTCCTATTCGATATTGAAAACCAAGGATTGAATATTAGGATTAATTGTAAGggtcaaatggtcaaacgaaCTATGTCCGCATAACTCATGACagatgagtttaacttttatatactgatagtgtaaataatatttttattatcgaGCCAATCATTCTTAAAAAGTGAGACTAGAAATTAAACCTAGAAAATACGTGAAATTGTAACAAATTAAAAATATACCGgtaatataaaagaaattttatATTATCCATATATATAAGATAATTCAATGACAGAAACTGGTAGAACAAgacctttttttttggtttcctatTCGGTATTCGATATCTGTATTAGGACTCGGTTAAATTCGGATTCACATGAGGAAGTCCTATATTGGGGTAAAACGCTTCCTAACAAAGATGAATACATACTCAGGGACTCGAATTCGAAACCTCTATTTAAGGATGACGGAGTACTTACAACTCAACCACAACGAGGTAGAACAAGACTTTAAACATAAATAATGTCTGTAATTGGAAAAATCAACacaatcaaaaagaaaatacagCTCAAATAAAAAGATAACCATTTTAGTAAATTTAAGAAGAACAAGGTCTTCtttataaaaacaaaacaaaaggctaGTGCCACTGTGCCAGCACTTTTCTTGCTAATACATCTTTGCCtttattcttctttcttcttctgtttctttTGGACAACAAAAAATATCTTCCAAACAAAGAATGGAACAGAATTTCAACAGTAAACTTCAATggtttcttcttctacttcttttcTTCACTTCCTTTTCAAGATCAGCTGATGCTTATAAGAATTACACAGTAGGTGATTCTTTGGGTTGGTTTGATAATCTTGAAAAACCTACTGTTAATTATGGAAAATGGGTTGCTGGCAAAAATTTCAGCCTCGGTGATTTTCTCAGTAAGTTTTCCTGATCAATACCTTGTAAATTCTGTTGGGGTTATGGTTTACTGCTTAAAGCAATTCTCCGTTAGATTTTAACTTATGTATACTGATAGTGTAAAAAAAACGATCACTGTGATTTAACATGTTGTAGCATGTATTTTGTTAGCCAGATTACTGATTTTACTTATTATAGATGATTTGGTTAAAATTTCTTCACTGTATTTCTGATATGGTTGTTTATATGATAACTGtaaattttcttctttctctgGGGGGTTGAATCTTAATTAAGATAACTCCGTATCTAAATGTGTGATAAAACTAAAAGTACATGGGCCGATAAAAAACGGTGCACAAAGTACCCGCATTCACGCAACTTCAGAGAAAGGGCCACAAGCTAAAGGGTGAGATGTAGACAGTGTAACCTAATACTAGCATTACTGGCTGCTTATACTACTCGAACTCATGACCTATAAATGAGACAATTTTTTATCGTTGCTCCAAAGCCCCTTCAATCTTGATTGGAAATGGATTATGGATCTTGGGATTTTTGCTTCTGCTAGATATTACATATACAAGAAATTTGTATCATGTATGTGAATAGATTTATATGGGTGGTTGATTGATATGCTGGCTGATTTTAGGTCTGTTCTTTTTATCTTATTCTTCAGTTTCATAATTACTTTCACGTTTAGCGCTATAGTTTCCAAATTGAATTTTGACAATATTTTCAGGAGCAAAAAAATAAGTTACTATTGCTTGTTGTGGTTCAGTTAATCACTTCTACTGAATTTCCTGGGGAAAAAATCCCATCTAAACAAAAGAACCAAAACAGTATGATTCTAGTACTACTATCGGGGGAGCGGGGCAGAACCTGAGCTACTGTTCGACCGAACCCAATAATTTTTGCCCTATTCATGTATTTTGTGATAAGAAATTTATTAAGCATGTGCAAACGTTAAATTTAGAACACAAACTTTAACACTTGAAGTCGTCGTTCTAAAATACAGAAAGTATAAGGTTGAGATATTGGCCCCGCCTCAATACTCTCGTATGTATATAAAGAATGGTCAGAGAAATTATCAAAGGGTAAATGAATTACAGCTATTGTACCAAGTGCATTAATCTTTGTACTTACTTTTTTTGGAGTTACTAATCTCTTACTTGATTTTTGGTGACTTTTGGaattttataatcataaatagCTGTATCTTTTAGCATTGTTTTAACGCAAATGAGCTATGCTATGCTGCTTTGATAAGTTAGTTGTCGAAATGTGTGTTATGATAAGGTATTGTACAAGTAACATGATAGTAGTGACCATATCCATATGCTTGCACATGTTCCGAAAATGAAGCCATTTCATCATTCTATGTCATAAcacacacccccccccccccccacacacacacaccgaTTTTTATGTGGGTATTTGAGCAGCTTACGCGCACCTCAATTATTTTATCTGATACATACTACATTCTAGCAGCACAGTTACCACTGTGTCATATGTTCCTAGTAGGCAGTGGCGGAGCCATTTTTGCCGAAAAATTACACCGTTTagctatatatatacaaacaatCAAACCCCACTTTCTATTAGCATCCATTCTTTATAATGACATTTCACTGTAATGGCCAAGTTTATTTTGGAACCGATTTTCATGTTAGTCTTATTATTACATGTTCTCTGTAGCAACATTTGCTATAGCAACCAAAAAATATCGGAATAAATGGCGTTGTTATAAAGAGGTTGATTGTATATACTATATGTTAAATTCTCTTGATTTTTCGTATATTTGCTTCTTCATATTTTGACTTCTCATAATGAAAATCTTGGCTCTAGCCAGGGGCGAAGTTGCATGTCTTAaaaggtggtcaattgaccatcctttgccggaaaattacactatatatataagtaaaatattaggctatATAGAGGCATATTACATATATGAAATACTCTTTATCGAAGATTAattcttttcacttctttcaaatttgaacacCTTTGAAGAAATTCCTAACTTCGCCACTGACTCTAGCATTGTATATCCTCGTATGCTTTTGAATATCATAGTTAAAAGATTTCTTCttctaattcttttttttttttgtttaataatgCAGTTTTTAACACAGACAATAACCATTCAGTCATTCAAACCTACAACTTTTCCACATACAAAAGTTGTGATTACGACAATGCCTTAAACAACGATACTATACAATGGTCATCAACAGATCCATCATCAACTTCAGTTTATCCCGTTTCAATTGCAGTACCACTTTTAAAAGTTGGTACAACTTATTTTTTCTCTGGAGATTATGACGGCGAACAATGCGAAAACGGtcagaattttaaaataaatgtgaCACATGGTCAAGGACTACCTCGGAGCCTCAGGGATCCGTCTGATGATGATTCAGAGGCTCCGATGAGTCCGATTTCCGGCGACGATGAATCGGTGCCGGATACAATTGTTCCTGCTTCATTTGATCATCCACATGAAGTGAGTGATGATAGTCCTGAACCTTCAAATTCTATTTCACTATTAGCATTTTCTAAGTTTTTTGGTACTAAATTAAATTGGATATTTGTTGTGGTTGGTTTAGTTTTTAGTATTTGTTGATTATAGTAAttttagcttcttctttttttgttgtaTTTACCCTTCAATTTATACCTATAGTACATAGAGTAGCATATTGGAGGCTTTGGTTTTATACTGTTGATTGTATAATATCAccgtttatttctttcaattgttAGCTCTctgttctttctctctctcttttttcttttcaatttacTACATTTTGGAGTTTTTTGGTTTGTGACAAAATTGTGAATGTATTCTAATTCAAAGATTATTTATATAGTGAATAATATGTATGAATTTGTTATATAATGAATGATAATGTAGAAATGTTATATTGGGACTGTTTATTAATACATGTATTCTTATATTCTATCTCGTATAAAATAATCACACATTTCTGCGTAACTAATGCAAGTGTTAGCAACATGGCATTTAATAAGGCCAATGGGACGATCCAGTGATTTTTTTTCTTGTACAACTAACCAAATATTCGAACTTATACGAAATTTTAGTAGAAATAATACCAGGTAGTCACTTTAAAGGGTTGCAATTTAGGAATTATCCAGTGCGTCCTGAAATttagtttttcagtttaatttttcAGGACAAAAATGTCCTAAATTGTCCAAAagttaaactttttaatttaaaatttcatgTCAAAATAAATGCTGGCATCTCTAAATAGCATCCTTAAAAATGGTTATATGTGCACTTGCCTTTGAAAGTTTTTGTGATGATTATTTTGACTAATAAGGTAAAATACGACCCCTTGTAATTTATACGACCCCTTGtgattattttgaaaaaaaggaaTACAGAAAGAATTATTACATAGTTTTATTTTGATTGttgtctgtttttctttttgtgtattTATAGTTTATTTACTACATTTGTGAAGTGAAGTTAGTTAATTATTGATAATTGGTTCAATGATTGCCAAAATAGTCAAAGGAGAACAAATGCATGTGAAAAGGTTGGGTAATAAGTCCCACCTGAATAAATGGTTCAATGATTGCCAAGCTAATATATCTTGGCTTTTGTTGGAAATTTTTAATTGATTAAATAACGACCTTAGTTttaaaaagatgaaaaatagaaaaagatttagtttttaaagtaTGATGGTCAAAACATACTATTCTTAAATTTTGTGTAAATAATTCTTATTCCCAATCAACTAACtttatgaagaaaataaaaaatcattttctttaAACTTTGTACATGTTGAATGTGACACAGTGAATCAAACTTGTTGGTCTCGTTGTATGTTAGCATAGTGAAGATGAACGAAATTGTG is from Nicotiana tabacum cultivar K326 chromosome 18, ASM71507v2, whole genome shotgun sequence and encodes:
- the LOC107805156 gene encoding early nodulin-like protein 18, which translates into the protein MEQNFNSKLQWFLLLLLFFTSFSRSADAYKNYTVGDSLGWFDNLEKPTVNYGKWVAGKNFSLGDFLIFNTDNNHSVIQTYNFSTYKSCDYDNALNNDTIQWSSTDPSSTSVYPVSIAVPLLKVGTTYFFSGDYDGEQCENGQNFKINVTHGQGLPRSLRDPSDDDSEAPMSPISGDDESVPDTIVPASFDHPHEVSDDSPEPSNSISLLAFSKFFGTKLNWIFVVVGLVFSIC